One genomic window of Conexivisphaerales archaeon includes the following:
- the truD gene encoding tRNA pseudouridine(13) synthase TruD: MNYKIVSSSKLEKSFGILCYGTSFNGIGGVIKKKPEDFVVAEVLKDNARRLIGKTGKGYPLYILSKKEVDTLEAKAVIEKSIKANVNILGLKDRKALTYQFVSARKKIRFQERVEGKGFKAILTAFTLKPLTKADLFGNSFRIVVREAKLHDDAIVMLKDELAEGKIPNYYGPQRFGYSISNHVVGKHIIKKEFADAAGLIFGDSLPKDDPISSLRTVPLQLRRLYVSAYQSYLFNLCVSRVLEEGHLDKRGLFITFHKNELKVDQSIRTETSAGNDTTFVRLCPLPGYSFRDRDDMLFKKMRDVMTEEGVTPSQFYVKEMQELSAEGGLRPFSMIGWLKGWRFDENLTINFVLLTGNYATVLLRELMKTTIQS; encoded by the coding sequence TTGAATTACAAAATTGTAAGCAGTTCGAAATTAGAAAAGAGCTTTGGGATTCTGTGTTATGGCACATCCTTCAACGGTATAGGAGGTGTAATCAAGAAGAAGCCCGAAGATTTTGTCGTGGCTGAGGTTTTGAAGGATAATGCAAGAAGGCTGATAGGTAAGACAGGAAAAGGCTATCCTCTTTACATACTTTCCAAAAAAGAAGTAGACACTCTAGAGGCGAAGGCTGTTATCGAAAAGTCGATAAAAGCCAATGTAAACATATTAGGCTTGAAGGATAGGAAAGCGCTGACTTATCAGTTTGTTTCTGCCAGGAAGAAAATAAGGTTTCAGGAAAGGGTGGAAGGGAAAGGTTTCAAAGCTATACTTACGGCCTTTACACTTAAGCCTCTGACTAAAGCCGACCTGTTTGGCAACAGCTTCAGAATTGTTGTCAGAGAAGCGAAATTGCATGATGATGCAATTGTAATGCTGAAAGATGAACTGGCTGAAGGAAAGATACCTAATTACTATGGTCCCCAGAGGTTCGGGTACAGCATATCGAACCATGTTGTGGGCAAGCATATAATCAAGAAAGAATTTGCTGATGCTGCAGGGCTGATATTTGGAGATTCTCTACCAAAAGATGATCCAATATCTTCGCTCAGAACTGTACCCTTACAGCTGAGAAGATTGTATGTGTCAGCTTATCAGTCATACCTGTTCAATCTCTGCGTGAGCAGAGTTCTTGAGGAAGGTCATTTAGACAAAAGGGGTCTCTTTATTACATTCCATAAAAATGAGTTGAAGGTGGACCAGAGCATAAGGACTGAGACCTCTGCAGGCAATGATACAACTTTTGTAAGGCTCTGTCCTCTGCCAGGTTACTCGTTCAGGGATAGGGATGACATGCTCTTTAAAAAGATGAGGGATGTGATGACCGAAGAAGGTGTAACTCCATCACAATTCTATGTGAAAGAAATGCAGGAGCTGAGTGCAGAAGGAGGATTGAGGCCATTTTCCATGATTGGCTGGTTGAAAGGATGGAGATTTGACGAAAACCTTACCATAAACTTCGTCTTGCTGACTGGAAATTATGCTACAGTTTTACTGAGAGAGCTGATGAAGACTACCATTCAAAGTTGA
- the dph5 gene encoding diphthine synthase, protein MTLGLVGLGVQGMASVPMGGLKYLKECDIIYADMYTSPWPPDLLHDLSSELGKNIQRASRTLLEDGRKILDEAKQAAVAVITVGDPFLATTHIILKQRAKEMGIPVRIFYSSSIINAIFGETGLHIYKLGKIITAVRNDKVVEDSLYPEVKDNLTRNRHTLFLLEYDSDSGEYLAPSELLAKLRRMEENYKLGVFKDDRLVIVASRVGWSSQMICAGRLKDMMTKNFGEPPHSVIIPSELHYTEADALATLAEVDKNILEQSNTKLEPPHATLVNKAIHKTMMALEKGRRIAKEKGIDNLDDVFENVECYLSDAQRFLLDGKPELALIQAGYAEGLLDSLRFQKILNFEW, encoded by the coding sequence TTGACTCTAGGTCTCGTAGGGCTTGGCGTTCAGGGAATGGCCAGTGTCCCTATGGGAGGCTTAAAATATCTAAAGGAATGCGACATCATCTATGCTGACATGTACACAAGCCCGTGGCCTCCAGATCTGCTTCATGATTTGAGTTCAGAGCTCGGAAAGAATATCCAGAGAGCATCAAGGACCCTTCTTGAAGATGGTAGAAAGATTCTTGATGAAGCAAAGCAAGCTGCTGTTGCCGTAATAACAGTGGGAGACCCCTTCCTTGCAACAACGCATATCATTCTGAAACAGAGAGCAAAGGAGATGGGGATACCTGTCAGGATCTTTTACTCTTCAAGCATAATAAACGCGATATTCGGAGAGACAGGTCTTCACATCTACAAGCTGGGAAAAATTATAACCGCTGTGAGAAACGATAAGGTGGTTGAAGATTCCCTTTACCCAGAGGTAAAGGATAACTTGACAAGAAACAGACATACCCTCTTCCTTCTGGAATATGACAGCGATTCTGGCGAATACTTGGCTCCATCAGAACTGCTTGCAAAGCTCAGAAGGATGGAGGAGAACTACAAACTGGGTGTCTTCAAGGATGACAGGCTTGTCATAGTTGCCTCAAGGGTGGGCTGGTCTTCCCAGATGATATGTGCTGGTAGGCTGAAGGATATGATGACGAAGAATTTTGGAGAGCCTCCTCACAGCGTGATAATTCCTTCCGAGCTTCATTATACAGAAGCCGATGCCCTAGCAACTCTAGCTGAAGTTGATAAGAACATACTCGAACAGTCGAATACCAAACTTGAACCCCCTCATGCTACACTGGTCAACAAGGCCATTCACAAAACCATGATGGCTTTGGAGAAGGGGAGGAGAATTGCAAAGGAGAAAGGTATAGACAACCTGGATGATGTGTTCGAAAACGTAGAATGCTACCTATCAGATGCACAGAGGTTTTTACTGGACGGTAAGCCTGAGCTTGCCTTGATTCAGGCTGGTTACGCAGAAGGACTGCTTGATTCACTGAGGTTCCAGAAGATCCTCAACTTTGAATGGTAG